Part of the Lysobacter enzymogenes genome is shown below.
ATCGGCTTGATCTCGATCTGCAGCGTGCGCCAGATGCAGCACGGCCGGTCTTCGCCGTCGACGACCACGACATGATCGCCCGGCCGCGGCAGGCCGTCGTCCGGGTAGTCGCGCGCCAGCGAAGCGGTGGCGCGCTTGGTCCCGGCCAGCACCAGCGCCGCCAGTTCGGCGGCGTCGCCGGCTCGGAAACGAAGAAGGCCGCCACGAGGTGGCGGCCTTCGAAGGATACCCGCGGCGCGCTTACTTCTTCAGCGAATCGCGGATCTCGCGCAGCAGCAGCACGTCTTCCGGCGTCGCCGCCGGCGCCGCGTCGGCCGGCTTGCGCACCTTGTTGTAGGCCTTGAGGAAGATGAAGATCACGAACGCGATCAGGATGAAGTCGATCGCGGTCTGCAGGAACATGCCGTACTTGATCGCCACTTCCGCCGCCACTTCCTTGCCCGCCGCGTCCAGCTGCGAGGGCTTGAGCACGTACTTCCAGTCGCTGACGCTGACTCCGCCGGTGACGTAGCCGATGGCCGGCATCACGATGCCGTCGACCAGGGCAGTGACGATCTTGCCGAACGCCGCGCCGATGACCACACCGACGGCCAGATCGACCACGTTGCCGCGCGCAATGAACTCTTTGAACTCGCTAACCATGCCCATCGCATGCTCTCCCTGGTTTACGACTGTAAGGACGGTGAACGGCGCCGGCTCTGCTTCAAGGCCGGGCGCCGGGGCCGGACTATAGCCGGGGCGGGGTGATGTGTCCGTGCAGTTCGGCCACGCCTTCCAGCGTCGCCCGGTAGCGGTCGCCCGGTTGCAGCGCGGCGACGCCGGCCGGAGTGCCCATGTAGATCAGGTCGCCGGCGCGCAGCGCGTAGAGCTGCGAGAGCTCGTGCAGGATTTCGGCGACGTTCCAGACCAGGTCGTCGAGCGTGCCTTGCTGGCGCAGTTCGCCGTTGACTTCCAGGCTGAGCGTGCGCGCGCCGAGCTCGCCGACGTCGGCGGCCGGCACGATTGCGCTGATCGGCGCGGCGTGGTCGAACGACTTGCCGGTGTCCCACGGCAGGCCCTTCGCCTTGGCCTGGGCCTGCAGGTCGCGGCGGGTCAGGTCGAGGCCGACCGCGTAGCCGTACACCAGCGCCTGCGCGTCGCCGACCGGCAGCACGCCCGCGGGCGCGTCGCGGCCCAGCGCGACCACCAGCTCGACCTCGTGGTGCAGGTCGCTGGTGCCCGGCGGGTACGGCACGGCTGCGCCGGTTTCCAGCGAATCGGTCGGTTTGAGGAAGAAGGTCGGACGGCCGCGGTCGGCGGCCGAGGTCGGCACCGCCGCGCCCATCTCGCGGGCGTGGTCGGCGAAGTTGCGGCCGACGCAATAGACGCGATGGACCGGGAAGGCGGCATCGGCGGCCAGGCCCTGGCCGCGGACGGGGATGCGGATGGCCGGCGCGGCCGCGACGACGTCGCTCATGCGCTCAGCGCGCCGCGTCGGCGTTGCGGTCGCGCGGCAGCGCGCGCGGCGCGACCACGCGGAACTCGCCTTCGACCACGTCGGCGCGGCCCTTGGCCCGCGCCGTCATCGGTTTGCCACGGCGGCGCCATAGCCTGTACGCCAAGCCGACCGCGATCATCGCCGCGCCGACGAACACGCTGAAGAACACCAGCAGCGCGAGCAGGCCCAGCCCGATCACGCCGAGCACGAAACGCAGGAGGCGGTGACGCGGCTTGCGCGGCTCGAAAGCGCTGCGCATGCGCGACTGGAACGCAGTCCATTGCGAACGTTGATCGGCGAATCGGAAGGTTTGGGCGAACATTTTCGGTCGTCGTGAGACAATGCGGCCTGGGCCGGACAGGTGAGTATCGTTCCAGGCATGAACGATAGTGTGAGAACTTCGTTAAACGCGCCCGGCGGCAACGGCCCCGGCGGTGAACCTTTGATCGCATTCGAGCGCCTGGCCGACGGCGGTTTCGCCGAGGTCGAGGCGACCATCGACGGCGACGCCGAGTCCGTGCTGCTGTACCGCGACGGCGACGCCGTGCGCGCCTGGCTCAACATCTGCCCGCACGCCGGTCGCAGACTGGATTGGGCCCCCGGGCAATTTCTCAAGAGCAAGGACGGGCTGCTGGTGTGCGCGGCGCATGGGGCCAGCTTCGAGCTGGGCGGCGGCGAGTGCGTGGCCGGGCCGTGTCGCGGCGAGGCGTTGCGGGCGGTGGCGGTCGATGTGCGCGACGGCGGAGTCTGGCTGGCGTAAACCGCCTGGGCTCCCTGTAGGAGCAGCGCGAGCCGCGACTGCGGGAATGGGGCGCCTGCGGACGCAGGAAGTCCGGCCGCCGTCTCCGATTTGTTGAGTGGCCGCGCGCTTGGCCGCATCGGGCTTGCGCGGGTGTTTCGTTGTCGCGGTCGCGGCTCGCGCCGCTCCTACAGGTGGCCCAGGCCGCTTCGTCGCTGGTTACTTCCCCCAATACAGCACATTGATCATCAACACCGTCACCACGGTATAGATCAACGACAGCGGCCCGCCGATCTTCCACAGCTCCTTGCCGCTGTAGCCGGCCGGCCCGGAAATCATCGAGATCACCGGATTCGACGCGGTCATGAAGTTGTTCGACGCCGACAAGGCCACGATCAGCGCGAACGCGGTCGGATTGCCGCCGGCCGCGAGCGCGAGGTTGACGGCGAGCGGCACCACCACGATCGTCGCGCCGACGTGGCTGATGACCAAAGAAAAGGCAGTCGTCAGAAGCCCGACCAATATCTCCAACAGCCAGACCGGCGTCCCCTGCGGCAATCGCTCGATACTGTGCCCCGCGATCCACGCCGCCGCGCCGCTGGAATCCATCGCCCACCCCAACGGAATCAGGCAGGCCATCAGGAACACGGTCTTCCAGTTGATCGCCGAGTAGGCCTCGTCGATGTTGATGACGCCGGTGATCAGCATGCCGACCACGCCGGTCATCAGCGCGATCGACACCGGCAGGCGCGAGGACAGCGCCAGCAGCATCGCCACGGCGAAGATCGCCAGCGCGATCTTGAGCTTGTGCGGGCGCTGCTCGCCCTTGGGGTAGTCGGTGACCACGACCAAGTCCTTGCTCGCCGCGGCGCTGGCCAGGTCGGTCCAGATGCTGTGGAACACCAGCATGTCGCCGGCGCGCATCGGCACCGCGCGCACGTTGTCGCGCAGCACGGTCTTGTCGCGGTTGATCGCCAGCAGGCTCAGGCCGGATTGCTTGCGCAGGTGCAGGTCGCCGGCGGTCTTGCCGATATAGCCCGAGGTCGCCGGCACCACCGCTTCGGAAATGCCGGCGCGGCTGGGATTGAACAGGTCGGCGAAGTTGCGCAGGCGCGAGGACAGGCGCAGGAAGTGGTTCTGGGCGAAGTCGGCGACCTGCTGCTTGGGCCCCATCGCGCCGAGCACGCTGCCGACCCAGATGCGGGTGTCGGCCGGCGGCGCCAGGCGCGAGTCGTTGTCGCTCTTGAGCGCCAGCAGCAGCGGCGCGCCGCGCAGGGTTTCGGCTTCGCCGAGCGACATGCCGACCAGCGGGCTGTCGGCGGTGACGGTGAGTTCGTAGACGTCGCCGTCGATGCCGTAGGCCTTGGCGAAATAGCTTTGTGTGCGCGCCGGCGTGGCGCCCTTGTCGCTGTCGTCGCGCAGCAGCTTGTCGCCGAAGAAATGGAAATACGCCAGCGACGCGGCCAGCAAAGCGATGCCGATCGGCAGCGGCGCGAACATCTTCAGCGGCTCGATGGTCGCCGCGCCTGAGGGCAGGTTGCTGTTGGCGTTGAGCAGCAAGTCGTTGAGCAGGATCAGCGGCGAGTTGCCGACCATGGTCAGCGCGCCGCCCATGACGATGGCCGCGGCGATCGGCAGCAGCAGCCGCGGCAGCGACAGGCCGGTGCGCGAGGACAGGCGCGCGGCGACCGGCATGTACAGCGCCATCACCGACGGGTTCTGCATGAACGAGGAATTGAGCCCGGCGACCGCGGTGGTCAGCAGCAGCAGGCGCTGCTCGACCCCGTGCGCGCGCCGCAGCAGCCAGCCGGCCAGGCGGTTCAGCGCGCCGGTGCGGTCGAGGCCGGCGCCGAGGATCATGGTCGCGATGATGCTGATGACCGCGTTGCCGGAGAAGCCGTTGAACAGTTCGTCCGGCTCGACCAGGCCCGACAGGCCCAGCAGCACCAGCACCACCAGCGCGACCACGTCGGCGCGCACGCGCTCGAACAGGAACATCGCCATCGTGAACACCACCAGCCCGAGCACCAGCATCATGTCGGTGGTGAGCGCGAGGGAGGTGTCCATCAGGAGCGGGAGTGGGGATTGGGGATTCGGGATTCGCGACTGCGGCCGACGCGACCGGGCGCGCGGCGTTCGGTTCCGGTGATGCTCAGCGGTAGCGCTTCGGCCCGCATTCGAATCTCCAATCCCGAATCCCTAATCCCGGCTTCTGTCGTACAGCAGGTCCCAGACGCCGTGGCCGAGCTTCTGGCCGCGGGTCTCGAAGTGCGTCTGCGGGCGCCATTCCGGTCGCGGCACGCTGCCGCGCGGACCTGCGCGGTTGGCGAGCCCCCTGGTCGCGTCCAGGACGTCCCACATCTGTTCGGCATAGTCCTGCCAATCGGTGGCCAGGTGCAAGCGTCCGTCCGGCGCGAGCTTGCGCACCAGCAGCTCGGCGAACGCCGGCTGGACCAGGCGGCGCTTGTTGTGGCGCTTCTTGTGCCACGGGTCCGGGAAGTAGATGCGGACCTCGTCGAGGCTGCCGTCGGCGACTTCGTGGTTCAGCACTTCGACCGCGTCGTGGTGGTAGAGCTTCACGTGATCGCTGCCGTCCTCGGCCAGAGCGTTCAGCAGCCGGCCCACGCCGGGGGCGTGGACTTCGATGCCGATCAGATCGCGGTCGCGGTAGTGCTGCGCGGCGTAGCGCAGCGCCTCGCCGTTGCCGAAGCCGATTTCCAGCACGCGCTTGGCCTGGCGGCCGAAGATCGCATCGAAGTCGCGCGGCGCGCCCTGGTAATCGATGCCGAAGCGCGGCCACAGCTCGTCGAACGCGCGCTGCTGGGCCGGGGTGAAGCGGCCCTGGCGCAGCACGAAGCTGCGCACCTGGCGGCGGCCTTCCTCGATCGTGAACGGTTTCGGCGGCGCCTTGTGGCCGTCGCTGGAGAACGGGTCGGTCATCAGCCGATCAATCCGTCCACCGGGCTCGACGCGCTGGCGTAGCGCTTGCGCGGGATGCGCCCGGCCTTGAACGCGGCGCGGCCGGCTTCGACCGCGAGCTTCATCGCGTGCGCCATCAGGATCGGATCGCGCGCGCCGGCGATGGCGGTGTTCATCAGCACGCCGTGGCAGCCCAGCTCCATCGCGATGGCCGCGTCCGAGGCGGTGCCGACGCCGGCGTCGACGATGATCGGCACCTTGGCGTTCTCGACGATTTCCAGCAGGTTGTACTTGTTCTGCACGCCCAGGCCCGAGCCGATCGGCGCGGCCAGCGGCATCACCGCGACGCAGCCGATTTCCTCCAGGCGCTTGGCCAGGATCGGGTCGTCGGAGGTGTAGACCATGACGTCGAAGCCGTCCTTGACCAGGGTTTCGGCCGCGGCCAGGGTCTGGACCACGTCGGGGAACAGGGTGCGCTGGTCGCCGAGCACCTCGAGCTTCACCAGTTTGTGGCCGTCGAGCAGTTCGCGCGCCAGCCGGCAGGTGCGCACCGCGTCGTCGGCGGTGTAGCAGCCGGCGGTGTTCGGCAGCAGGGTGTAGCGGTCCGGCGGCAGCACGTCGAGCAGGTTCGGCTCGCCGGGGTTCTGGCCGATGTTGGTGCGGCGGATCGCGACGGTGACGATTTCGGCCGCGGCGGCCTCGGTGGCCAGGCGGGTTTCGGTCAGGTCCTTGAACTTGCCGGTGCCGGTGAGCAGGCGCGAACGGTAGGTCTTGCCGGCGATGACCAGCGGATCGGAGAAGGCGGTGTCAGTCATCGCGCAATTATGGCCGATGGGGGGCGGGCCGTGGGAGGCGGAGGGCGCGGGCCTCAGGCCGCAAGGCTGACGGGAACAGGTTTTCGCCCCGCTGGCAGAGGTTTCTGCCCCATCTGCCGCTGTGGGAGGGGCTTCAGCCCCGACGCTCTTGCGCCGGATCGACGCGGAGCCAGAGCAAAGCGTCGGGGGCTGAAGTCCTCCCACAACCGCTGAGGCGTGCCCGGAAGCGGCCGGCGGCGCCCGACTTGACCGGATCTGGCGGCAATAGCGCGTCGCGTGTCACGAATCTTTAAGCAGCGGCGTTCAGCATTCTTCGCGGCTGCCGGGCGCCACGCACGGCTTCGGACGGAACCGACGGCAGCGCTCCCTTCCCTCCGAATCCAGCCGCCCCGCCATGACCACTCATTCCCGACCGCTCGCCCGGGCGATCCGCATCGCCCTGGCCGCCAGCTTCGTTTCTCTCGGTTTTTCGACCGTCGCCCAGGCTCAGCAGGCGGCTCCGGCTTCGGCCGCGGGCGCCGGGGCGGGCGAGTTCTCCGCAGCGTCTGCCTTGGCGTCGGCCGGCGAGGCGAAGTCCTCGGCGGTTGACCTCGACAAAGTCGTCGTCACCGGCCGCTCCGGCATCCGCCAGCGCAGCAAGGCCGAGACCAGCTACTCGATCACCGCGATCGAAGAAGACCGCCTGCGCATGCAGGCGCCGACCTCGGTGACCGAAGCGATGAAGTCGGTGCCCGGCTTCTGGGTCGAGGCCAGCGGCGGCGAAGCCAGCGGCAACATCCGCGCGCGCGGCATTCCGGTCGACGGCTTCGGCTCGGTGACCCTGCTCGAAGACGGCATTCCGGTGCAGCACGATCCGGCGCTGGGCTATCTCAACGGCGATCAGGCCTTCCGCCTCGACGAAACCATCGAACGCGTCGAAGTGGTGCGCGGCGGTCCTTCCTCGGTGTTCTATTCCAACGCCCCGGCCGGCGCGATCAACTTCATCCCGCGCACGGTCGGCGACCACGCCGAAGGCGTGGCCAAACTGACCGTCGGCGACTACGGCCTGACCCGCTACGACCTGTTTTTCGGCACGCCGATCGGCGGCGGCTGGAAGCTCGGCCTCGGCGGCTTCTGGCGCACCGACGACGGCCTGCGCGATCCGGGCTATCCGGCCAACGACGGCGGCCAGTACCGCATCAACCTGTCGCGCGCGTTCGAACGCGGCAATTTCAGCTTCGACTACAAGCGCGTGGACGACAAGGTCGCGCTGTACCTCGGCATCCCGATGCGCAGCTACGCCGACGGCAAGATCCGCGGCGTGCCCGGCTTCGACGCCAACGACGGCACCCTGGCCGGCCCGGAAACCCGCCGCATCGGCATGATCCAGGGCGACGGCAGCCTGTACGACTTCGACAACTCGCTCGGCACCCAGGTCAAGCGCGACCAGTACACGGTCAAGTTCGACTACGAGCTCGGCGCCGGCTTCAAGCTGGCCCAGTCGCTGCGTTACAGCGAAACCCGGACCCAGCGCAACGGCGTGTTCCCGCTGACCCTGCAAAGCGGCGCCAAGTTCTTCAACGACGCGGCGGTCAAGAAGCTGATCGCCTCGGTGCCCGGCGCGGCCGGCGCGCAGCTGCGCTACGTCGACGCGCCGAACCAGGTGTTCGACCCGGCCAACCAGAACGGCAACGGCCTGATGACCATCGCCGGCCTGCGCGGCGTCACCATGCCGGTCAACGAACTCATCAGCGACACCCGGCTGATGCGCCGCTTCGAATTCGGCGGGCAGAGCCACGATGTCACGCTCGGGTACTACTACGCGCAGTTCGACCAGGACTTCGACCGCTATTCGTCGAACGTGCTGACCGATGTGCGCGACAACGCGCGCTTGCTGGACCTGGTCGCGGTCGACGCCGCCGGCCGGCCGTTGAAGACGCTGACCGACAAGGGTGTGTACCGCTACGGCTACGAGTGGGAGAACGCCAGCGGCCGCTCGACCACGCAAGCCGTGTACCTGTCGGACGAATGGCAGGTCAACGACCGGCTGCGCATCGACGCCGGCGTGCGTTGGGAGCAGGTCAAGGTCAAGGGTTGGACCGAAGTGCGCAAGCAGGTCAACCTCGGCACGCCGGCGACTTCGCAGATCCTCACCGGCTCGGGCGTGTTCGTCGACTACGACCAGAAGTTCGACAAGATCGGCTGGACCGTCGGCGCCAACTGGCAGTTCGACCCGCTTCAGGGCGTGTTCGCGCGCTGGACGCCGGCGTTTCGCCTGCCGAGCCTGTCGAGCTACATCACCAAGTATTCCAACTGCGATCTGGCCAAGCTCGCCGCCTGCGTCAACGACCCGAACGGCCGTCCGGTGACCCAGACGATGGACCTCGGCGAGATCGGCTACAAGTTCAGCAACGAGCAGTTCGACCTGTTCGCGACCTTGTTCTACACCAAATACGACAACGTCGGCTTCAGCAACTACGTGTTCAACCTCGGCAACGGCGCCTCGACCGTGCAGCAGGGCTACGCCGACACCAAGACCACCGGGCTGGAGCTGGAAGGCTTCTGGACCCCGGTAAGCTGGTTCGACCTGCAGATGACCGCGACGATCCAGGACCCCAAGTACAAGGGCCTGCGCTACACCGAACTGGTCAACGGCGCGCCGGTGCTGCGCGACTTCGTCGACAACCAGCTGATCCGCGTGCCCAAGACCAGCTTCCGGGTGGTGCCGGGCCTGAACCTGCTCGACGACAAGCTGCGCCTGCAGGTGTCGTACGAACACGAGGGCGAGCGCTACGTCGACACCGCCAACTCGGTGCGGCTGCCGTCGTACCACGTCGTCAACGCCAGCGCGCGCTACGAGTTCGCGCCGGGGCTGAGCCTGTTCCTGTACGCCGACAACCTGACCAATTCGCTCGGCCTGACCGAAGGCAACCCGCGCGCCGGCGAGCTGCAAAGCGCCGATGCCGGCGCCAACACCTTCATCGCCCGGCCGTTGCTCGGGCGCGGCTATCGCGCGGCGCTGATGTACAAGTTCTGATGGTTGCGGCGCGCAGCGCGTTGCCGGCGTATCGTGCCGGGTTTCGAAGCGGAGAGCGGTGAGATGAAGTCCTGGATGTTGCCGATGCTGTCGTTGGGACTGTGCTGCGCGCTGGCGGGCGCGGCGCGCGCGCACGACGAACCGGCCGCGCCGCGGCCCGTGGACCCGGCCTGCAAGCTCGGCGCGCCCGACGCCGCGCAGGCCGGGCCGGATTGCGCCGAGGCCTGGATCGACCGCAACCTGAGCCTCGCCGACGTCCAGGCCATCGGCACCCACAACAGCTACAAGCGCGCGATTCCGGCCGAGGAACTGGCCGCGCACCGCGCCCGCGACGCCGTCGGCGCGGATTCGCTCGACTACGCCCACGCGCCGCTGCACGAACAGCTCGAACTCGGCATGCGCCAGCTCGAGCTCGACGTGTACTACGACCCCAAGGGCGGCCGTTACGCGCATCCGCCCGGCGCCTTGCGCCAAGGCTACGGCGAAGCCGGGCCGTGGCCGCCGGGCGTGGCCGCGCAGATGGCGCGGCCGGGGTTCAAGGTCATGCATCTGGCCGATATCGACTTCCGCAGCCAGTGCATGCTGTTCGTCGAGTGCCTGCAGCAGATCCGCGCATGGTCGCGCCAGCATCCGCAGCACGCGCCGATCCTGATCCTGATCAACGCCAAGGACGGCCGCGGCGGCCCCGGCGCGGTCGCGCCGCTGGCGTTCGACGGCAAGGCCTTCGATGCGCTCGACGCCGAAGTGCGCTCGGTGTTCCCGGCCGACGAGTTGATTACCCCCGACGATGTGCGCGGCAAGGCCGCGAGCTTGCGCGAAGCGGTGGTGGCCGGCGGCTGGCCGCGGATCGGGGCGTCGCGCGGCAAAATCCTGTTCGCGCTCGACGAGGAGCCGCGCAAGGTCGCGCTGTACCGCGGCGCGCGGCGTTCGCTGCAGGGCCGGGCGATGTTCGTCAACGGCGACGAAACCTCGCCGGACGCGGCGTACCTGACGATCAACGATCCGATCGCCGACGGCGAGCGCATCCGCAAGGCGGTGCAGGCCGGCTTCCTGGTGCGCACCCGCGCCGATGCCGACACCGTGGAATCGCGCCGCAACGATCCGCGCCGGCGCGAGGCGGCTTTCGCCAGCGGCGCGCAGTTCATCTCGACGGATTATCCGAAGCCCGACCTGCGGTTCAGCCGCTACCGGGTGACGTTCCCGCGCAGCGAAGTGGTGCGGTGCAATCCGGTGCGGGCGCAGAGCCGTTGCGATCGGCGCGCGGTCGAGGCGCCGGAGAAGCACGACTGAGGGCGGGTTTCACCGAGTTGCCGATGCTTGCCAACGAGTTGCCGATGAGTACCGACCTGCCGATTCACCCGCGTCGTCTCAGCCGTCATTCCCGCGAAGGCGGGAGTCCAGGGCTTCATCGCGGCATGACTCTGAAGTCTCTGGATTCCCGCGTTCGCGGGAATGACGGTGGACAGTGGCGCGGGTCGGGTGGGGGAGGGCGCGGTCTTTTGCTGCGAGCGACTACACGCTTCGCAGCGATCGCACTGCTGGCCGCGTTGATCGCGGCGCCCGCATTCGCACGGCCGGACAGCGCATCCAGTGCTTCTGCACGCATACATCCCGAGCCTCACGCCGCCACCGACATAGTCCTGCGAGGCCGCATCACCGGCGCCGACAATCAAACCTACCGCGAACTCCCGTTCCAGGTCCCCGCCGCCACCGCCCGCATCGAAGTCGAGTTCGACTACGACCGCACCGACAAGACCACCATCGACCTCGGCCTGATCGGCCCCGGCGAATTCCTCGGCCGCGACGGTTTCCGCGGCTGGAGCGGCGGCAACAAGCGCCGCTTCACCGTCGCCGCGGCCGACGCCACCGCCTCGTATTCGCCCGGCGCGCTGGCGCCCGGCGAGTGGAAGCTGCTGCTCGGCATCCCCAACATCCGCGCCGGCCGCAGCGCCGCCTACACCGCGCGCATCCGCCTGGTCCCCGCCGCGCAGCCCGATGCGATACCGCAGGAACAGCGCGCGCCGCTGCGCGCCGAACCCGGCTGGTACCGCGGCGACCTGCACATGCACAGCGCCCACAGCGACGGCAACTGCGCGACCCAGAGCGGCGCGCGCGCGCCGTGTCCGCTGTACCTGACCGCGCGCGCCGCGGCGAACGCCGGCCTGGACTTCGTCGCGGTCACCGAACACAACACCGTCTCGCATCTGCCGGCGCTGCGCGAACTGCAACCGCATTTCGACCGCCTGTTGCTGATCCCCGGCATGGAGATCACCACCTTCCAGGGCCACGCCAACGTCTTCGGCGTGCGCGCGCCGGTCGACTTCCGCGTCGGCAGCGCCGCGGTGCCGGACTGGAACGCGGTGCTCGGCGAAATGCAGCGGCGCGGCCTGTTGGTGTCGATCAACCATCCGATCCGCCCGTCCGACGAGCGCTGCATGGGCTGCGGCTGGACGCCGGCGCCGGCCGCCGATCTGAACCGGGTCGGCATGGTCGAAGCGATCAACGGCGGCGACGCCGACACGCCGGGCTCGGGCATCGCGTTCTGGCAGCGTCAGCTCGACGCCGGCCATCGCCTGACCGGCGTCGGCGGCAGCGATAACCACGACGCGCCGACCGCGGCCGAAGAACCGTTCGGCCCCAGCCGGATCGGCCGGCCGACCACGGTGGTGCATGCGCGCGAACTGTCGGAAGCGGGGATTCTGCAGGGGCTGCGCGAGGGCAACGTCTTCGTCGACGCGTTCGGCAGCCGCGACCGGTTGCTGGAAGTGCGCGCAGCGCACGGCGGCCGCGAGGCGGCGATGGGCGGCGAATTGGCGGTCGCTGCGGGCGAACGCGCGCGGGTGTCCGCGCAGGTGCGCAACCTCGCGGGCGGACGGGTGGAGACGATCGTCGACGGCGTGCGCAGCGATCTGATCGCGCAGCCGCAGGTCAGCGCGGCGCAGCAGTCGTTCGAATTCCAGTGGCCCAGCGACGGCCGCCGGCATTGGTTGCGCATCGACGTGCGCGATGCGCAGGGGCGGTTGGCACTGATGGGGAATCCGGTTTACTTCAACTGGCGTTGAGGGTGTTGCGTCTGCGCGGCGCGGGAATGGATGCGTCGTAAGCGTGGTGTCGCGGTCGCGGCTCGCGCCGCTCCTACATGGAGCCGATGTAGGAGCGGCGCGAGCCGCGACCGCGACACCGCAACTACCTCGAACGCGTCATCGCAGCCGCACACCCGCGCAGACCGCGGGCCTCAACCCCCACCCAACGCATGCACGATCTCGACCTTGTCGCCATCGGCCAGCGCCGTCTGCGCATGCCGCCCGCGCGGCACGATCTCGCCGTTGATCTCCACCGCCACCCGCCGTTCGCCGAGGCCTTCGGCCGCGAGCAGTTGGTCGACGGTGACCGGCGCGGCCAGGGCGCGCGCTTCGCCATTGAGCAAAATATTCATGCCGGCATTGTCGCCGCTGCGCCGCGCCGCGGCCAGCGCGGGGCCAACGCCGCCCGCGCCGCCGCCCACGTCCGCGAACGCCTTGCCGGGCGCGCGTTTGCGCCGCCGCGACGGCCGCACCGCGAACCTCGCCGCCGCCGCCCGCGCCCGAAAACGCCAAGCCCGGCAACAAACGCCGCAGCCCGCGGCGTGACCTCCGGCCCCGGTACGCCCGCCGCCTTGGGCGCATAATCCCGCGCCGGGGAGCCCGGCGCGCATCCGCGGCTTTGCCGCGCTGCGCCTTGCCAGGCTCGCCGCCCGCGTGTTTCGATTCGCGCCATCCGCCAGCGTATGTCCGTCGCAGGCAGACCTTTCGGCGTTCGCGCCCGACCCCGGGCCGCGGGCGCCGCCACCGCTCGTCCTCAGCAAGGAAGTCCATTGATGAAAACCGCTCGTACCGCGCTGGCCGCCGCCCTGGCGCTGGCCGCCGCTCCGGCCTTCGCCGGCGGCCCTTATTCGCAGACCGTGTTCATCGGCGACAGCCTCACCGACTCGGGCCACTTCCGCCCGGCGCTGATCCAGGCGGTGGGCCCGAACGGCGCGCTGATCGGCCGCTTCACCACCAACCCGGGCCTGGTCTGGTCGGAATGGCTGGCCGACTACTACGGCACCAACGCCAACAGCGACAACCAGGGCGGCACCAACTACGCCGTCGGCGGCGCGCGCACCGGCACCAACACCAGCGGCGCGCTCGGCCCGATCGACTCGCTGGCGACCCAGACCACCAAGTACCTCGCCGCCAACGGCGGCCGCGCCGATCCCAACGCGCTGTACACCGTGTGGGGCGGCGCCAACGACCTGTTCGCGGTCGCCGGCGGCGCGCCGGCGCAGGCCACCATCGGCAATGCGGTCACCGCCCAGATCGGCGTGATCGGCGCGCTGCGCAACGCCGGCGCCGAATACATCCTGGTGCCGAACATTCCCGACCTCGGCTCGACCCCGCAGTTCCGCGCCGGCGGCCCGGCGCAGATGGCGGCCGGCAGCCAGCTCGCCACCACCTACAACAACGCGCTCTACAACGGCATCGCCGCGGCCGGCCTGCGGGTGATTCCGCTGGACACCTACAACCTGATCCGCGAAGTGGTCAACAACCCGGCGCCGTTCGGCATCAGCAACGTCACCGGCACCGGCTGCAACCCGCAGATCACCGCGTCCTCGGTGACCTGCAGCCCGCTGACCTACGCCTCGCCGGACGCGCCGAATTCCTACGCCTTCGCCGACGGCGTGCACCCGTCGAGCCGTTCGCACCAGATCCTCGCCGACTACGCGATCTCGGTGCTCGAAGCCCCGCGCTTCATCGCCCTGCTGCCGAACTCGGCCTCGATGACCGGCCGCGCCCGCGCCGAGCAGGTCGCCGGCCACGCCGAACGCGGCGACGGCGAGGGCATGCGCTGGTGGAGCAGCGTGCGCGGCGACTTCCAGCG
Proteins encoded:
- the thiS gene encoding sulfur carrier protein ThiS, which produces MNILLNGEARALAAPVTVDQLLAAEGLGERRVAVEINGEIVPRGRHAQTALADGDKVEIVHALGGG
- a CDS encoding CehA/McbA family metallohydrolase, with the translated sequence MLRATTRFAAIALLAALIAAPAFARPDSASSASARIHPEPHAATDIVLRGRITGADNQTYRELPFQVPAATARIEVEFDYDRTDKTTIDLGLIGPGEFLGRDGFRGWSGGNKRRFTVAAADATASYSPGALAPGEWKLLLGIPNIRAGRSAAYTARIRLVPAAQPDAIPQEQRAPLRAEPGWYRGDLHMHSAHSDGNCATQSGARAPCPLYLTARAAANAGLDFVAVTEHNTVSHLPALRELQPHFDRLLLIPGMEITTFQGHANVFGVRAPVDFRVGSAAVPDWNAVLGEMQRRGLLVSINHPIRPSDERCMGCGWTPAPAADLNRVGMVEAINGGDADTPGSGIAFWQRQLDAGHRLTGVGGSDNHDAPTAAEEPFGPSRIGRPTTVVHARELSEAGILQGLREGNVFVDAFGSRDRLLEVRAAHGGREAAMGGELAVAAGERARVSAQVRNLAGGRVETIVDGVRSDLIAQPQVSAAQQSFEFQWPSDGRRHWLRIDVRDAQGRLALMGNPVYFNWR
- a CDS encoding phosphatidylinositol-specific phospholipase C1-like protein, with protein sequence MKSWMLPMLSLGLCCALAGAARAHDEPAAPRPVDPACKLGAPDAAQAGPDCAEAWIDRNLSLADVQAIGTHNSYKRAIPAEELAAHRARDAVGADSLDYAHAPLHEQLELGMRQLELDVYYDPKGGRYAHPPGALRQGYGEAGPWPPGVAAQMARPGFKVMHLADIDFRSQCMLFVECLQQIRAWSRQHPQHAPILILINAKDGRGGPGAVAPLAFDGKAFDALDAEVRSVFPADELITPDDVRGKAASLREAVVAGGWPRIGASRGKILFALDEEPRKVALYRGARRSLQGRAMFVNGDETSPDAAYLTINDPIADGERIRKAVQAGFLVRTRADADTVESRRNDPRRREAAFASGAQFISTDYPKPDLRFSRYRVTFPRSEVVRCNPVRAQSRCDRRAVEAPEKHD
- a CDS encoding TonB-dependent receptor, whose protein sequence is MTTHSRPLARAIRIALAASFVSLGFSTVAQAQQAAPASAAGAGAGEFSAASALASAGEAKSSAVDLDKVVVTGRSGIRQRSKAETSYSITAIEEDRLRMQAPTSVTEAMKSVPGFWVEASGGEASGNIRARGIPVDGFGSVTLLEDGIPVQHDPALGYLNGDQAFRLDETIERVEVVRGGPSSVFYSNAPAGAINFIPRTVGDHAEGVAKLTVGDYGLTRYDLFFGTPIGGGWKLGLGGFWRTDDGLRDPGYPANDGGQYRINLSRAFERGNFSFDYKRVDDKVALYLGIPMRSYADGKIRGVPGFDANDGTLAGPETRRIGMIQGDGSLYDFDNSLGTQVKRDQYTVKFDYELGAGFKLAQSLRYSETRTQRNGVFPLTLQSGAKFFNDAAVKKLIASVPGAAGAQLRYVDAPNQVFDPANQNGNGLMTIAGLRGVTMPVNELISDTRLMRRFEFGGQSHDVTLGYYYAQFDQDFDRYSSNVLTDVRDNARLLDLVAVDAAGRPLKTLTDKGVYRYGYEWENASGRSTTQAVYLSDEWQVNDRLRIDAGVRWEQVKVKGWTEVRKQVNLGTPATSQILTGSGVFVDYDQKFDKIGWTVGANWQFDPLQGVFARWTPAFRLPSLSSYITKYSNCDLAKLAACVNDPNGRPVTQTMDLGEIGYKFSNEQFDLFATLFYTKYDNVGFSNYVFNLGNGASTVQQGYADTKTTGLELEGFWTPVSWFDLQMTATIQDPKYKGLRYTELVNGAPVLRDFVDNQLIRVPKTSFRVVPGLNLLDDKLRLQVSYEHEGERYVDTANSVRLPSYHVVNASARYEFAPGLSLFLYADNLTNSLGLTEGNPRAGELQSADAGANTFIARPLLGRGYRAALMYKF